The proteins below come from a single Solea solea chromosome 6, fSolSol10.1, whole genome shotgun sequence genomic window:
- the rbm12 gene encoding RNA-binding protein 12: MAVVIRLQGLPIVAGTMDIRHFFSGLTIPDGGVHIVGGEHGEAFIVFATDEDARLGMMRTGGSIKGSKVSLLLSSKTEMQNMIELSRRRFEAGAGAVETATPSTGNANRQAGAAPIPTVQPGAGGRSGNHGNQGFSNASTTVTAASSTQEPSSNKAVASMAGVVPCFPNSYSSTPTITTAFASLTAGPPPIPSLPSMPSMPPMPTLPTIPVPPPVSSLPPVPTHSPLSQGPPVPPMSHLPHMSSLPPFNPSLPPPGGLGSGLPLGTPNHMLFNPLSPLASLGLQAHMKAAAAAATGAASPDELFVLLQNLPFSCSEVEVREFFRGLGVDGVHLLRDGQGRPTGRAVVKFFSPQESFEAVKRGGGMMGQRFIEIIPSSERQWANLSDNMVDHVSHNISKSNNNFNLQDQQQRRGNVGSGGRDQRGRSRSPHRQEFSVYLKGLPYEVDKKQIKEFFKNLAVVEDSVYIAYGPNGRATGEGFLEFKTEQDYKTALGAHMQYMGTRFIQVHPITRKGMHEKIDTIRKREASQSDGKNLDGLKAPRNCAHITNIPYNISKKDVRGFLEGVGLYEETLKVLTDSHGNGLGQAIFQLRTEDDARKAERLHRQKLNGRDAFVHLVTFEQMKEIERNPPPQNKRGQRNQNQQNQNQNQHQQNQPSPQQPQINPFAGISGEEFNFLRNTMGNLTHPNSSPFVTPFSAPGNGLAGPPPLPPMAAGLGDVSLGVAPPLVAGLPGAPILEPPGFRPIVGGGAPFSQDGLRGLVPFDNPNRKGAGGQNRGGGANSNQNRPGGGTTGGQQVFTPGTDSLRNQPAPGGSNNPNSQRVAAGPTIVKLQNMPFTVTVDEIMDFFYGYQVLPGSVCLQFSEKGLPTGEAMVAFQNHEEASAAVMDLNDRPIGARKVKISLG; the protein is encoded by the coding sequence ATGGCAGTAGTCATCAGGCTGCAGGGTCTGCCCATAGTGGCTGGCACCATGGACATCAGACACTTCTTCTCTGGCCTCACCATCCCTGACGGGGGAGTGCACATCGTAGGGGGTGAACATGGTGAGGCGTTCATCGTCTTTGCCACTGATGAAGATGCTCGGCTGGGGATGATGCGTACAGGCGGGTCAATTAAGGGATCAAAGGTTTCGCTGTTGCTTAGTAGTAAGACGGAAATGCAGAACATGATCGAGCTAAGCCGTCGCAGGTTTGAGGCTGGTGCAGGTGCTGTTGAAACTGCTACACCTTCAACAGGAAATGCTAATAGACAAGCAGGTGCAGCTCCTATACCTACAGTGCAGCCAGGAGCAGGCGGGAGAAGTGGAAACCATGGAAACCAAGGATTTAGTAATGCCTCCACCACAGTAACGGCAGCAAGCTCAACGCAGGAACCATCAAGCAACAAAGCAGTAGCCAGCATGGCCGGTGTAGTACCTTGTTTCCCCAACAGTTATAGCTCCACTCCCACAATCACCACAGCTTTTGCATCCCTTACTGCAGGCCCCCCACCCATCCCCTCACTTCCCAGTATGCCCTCCATGCCACCCATGCCCACATTGCCCACCATTCCAGTTCctcctccagtttcctcacTTCCCCCTGTTCCTACCCACTCCCCTTTGTCCCAAGGACCTCCAGTGCCTCCTATGTCTCACCTTCCCCACATGTCTTCCCTGCCTCCCTTCAATCCCTCTCTTCCACCCCCAGGGGGACTGGGTTCTGGCCTCCCTCTTGGAACTCCCAACCATATGCTGTTTAATCCTCTCTCCCCTTTGGCCTCACTTGGCCTTCAGGCCCATATGAaggccgctgctgctgcagccactgGTGCAGCCAGTCCAGATGAGTTATTTGTCCTCTTGCAGAATCTCCCATTCTCCTGCTCAGAGGTTGAGGTCAGGGAATTTTTTCGGGGTCTCGGTGTGGATGGAGTTCACCTGCTGAGGGATGGACAGGGTAGGCCAACTGGTAGGGCTGTGGTCAAGTTTTTCTCACCCCAGGAGAGTTTTGAAGCTGTGAAGCGGGGAGGTGGGATGATGGGCCAAAGGTTCATTGAGATCATCCCATCCTCTGAACGTCAGTGGGCCAACCTCAGTGACAATATGGTTGACCATGTTTCTCACAATATCAGCAAGTCAAATAACAACTTTAATTTACAGGATCAGCAGCAACGCCGTGGTAATGTCGGGTCTGGAGGCAGGGATCAGCGAGGAAGGTCACGATCTCCTCACCGACAGGAGTTCTCTGTCTACCTGAAGGGCCTTCCCTATGAGGTTgacaaaaaacagataaaagagTTCTTTAAGAATTTGGCCGTTGTGGAGGACAGTGTTTACATTGCCTATGGACCCAATGGGCGAGCCACAGGAGAGGGCTTTCTTGAGTTCAAAACGGAACAGGATTATAAGACTGCTTTAGGTGCTCACATGCAGTACATGGGCACCCGCTTTATCCAGGTCCACCCAATCACTCGAAAGGGAATGCATGAAAAAATTGACACCATCCGCAAACGAGAAGCGTCCCAGAGTGATGGCAAGAATCTGGATGGTTTGAAAGCTCCAAGGAACTGTGCCCATATCACCAATATTCCTTACAATATCTCTAAGAAGGATGTACGTGGCTTCTTGGAGGGTGTGGGGCTTTATGAGGAAACCCTTAAGGTTCTGACAGACAGCCATGGTAATGGTTTAGGGCAAGCTATTTTCCAACTGCGTACTGAGGATGATGCCCGCAAAGCTGAAAGATTGCACCGCCAAAAGCTCAATGGCCGCGATGCATTTGTCCACCTGGTAACCTTTGAGCAGATGAAGGAAATTGAGagaaatcctcctcctcaaaaCAAGAGGGGCCAGCGCAACCAGAATCAGCAGAACCAAAATCAGAATCAGCACCAGCAAAACCAGCCCAGTCCCCAGCAGCCCCAGATCAATCCATTTGCTGGGATTAGTGGGGAAGAATTTAACTTTCTCAGAAACACCATGGGGAATCTCACCCATCCCAACAGTTCCCCATTTGTGACACCATTCTCTGCCCCAGGGAATGGGCTGGCAGGCCCTCCCCCTCTGCCTCCTATGGCAGCAGGGCTAGGGGATGTGAGTCTGGGTGTGGCGCCTCCACTTGTTGCTGGTCTTCCTGGAGCTCCTATCCTGGAGCCACCGGGTTTTCGACCCATTGTTGGGGGTGGAGCTCCATTCAGTCAAGATGGGCTTAGAGGGTTGGTGCCTTTTGACAACCCTAACAGAAAAGGGGCTGGAGGACAGaacagagggggaggagctaaCAGCAACCAAAACCGTCCAGGTGGAGGCACTACTGGTGGACAGCAAGTGTTCACTCCAGGAACTGACAGTCTCCGTAACCAGCCAGCCCCTGGTGGATCCAACAATCCCAATAGTCAACGTGTTGCTGCTGGCCCAACAATTGTAAAACTCCAGAACATGCCCTTCACTGTAACAGTGGATGAGATCATGGACTTCTTCTATGGCTACCAAGTATTGCCAGGCTCAGTCTGCCTGCAGTTCAGTGAGAAAGGCCTGCCAACTGGTGAGGCAATGGTGGCCTTCCAGAACCACGAGGAGGCATCTGCCGCTGTCATGGACCTCAATGACCGACCTATTGGAGCTCGTAAGGTCAAGATAAGCCTGGGCTAA
- the nfs1 gene encoding cysteine desulfurase, mitochondrial: MLSSGRTISSRLLRTANWFPFTRPPSDCRAASTLKTELIKKRELEKDEPRPLYMDIQATTPLDPRVLDAMLPYQVNYYGNPHSRTHAYGWESERAMETARKQVADLIGADPREIIFTSGATESNNMAIKGVARFYQGKKRHVITTQTEHKCVLDSCRVLEAEGFSITYLPVQKNGLLDLELLEASMRPDTSLVSVMTVNNEIGVKQPIKEIGQICRSRGVFLHTDAAQAVGKIPINVSDWRIDLMSISGHKLYGPKGVGALYVRRRPRVRMEPLQNGGGQERGLRSGTVPTPLVVGLGAACSIAQQEMEYDHDRVSMLADRLVHKLMSELPDVIMNGDPEQRYPGCINLSFAYVEGESLLMALKDVALSSGSACTSASLEPSYVLRAIGADEDLAHSSIRFGIGRFTTEQEVDYTAEKCIQQVYRLREMSPLWEMVQEGIDLKSIKWTQH; this comes from the exons ATGCTCTCTTCGGGCAGGACCATCTCCTCCCGTCTCCTCAGGACGGCCAACTGGTTTCCTTTTACCCGGCCACCGTCAGACTGCAGAGCCGCTAGCACTCTGAAGACAG AGTTGATAAAGAAACGTGAGTTGGAGAAAGATGAACCCCGCCCGCTCTACATGGACATCCAGGCCACTACACCTTTG gacccCCGTGTGTTGGATGCCATGTTGCCCTACCAGGTGAATTACTATGGTAACCCTCATTCCAGGACACACGCCTATGGCTGGGAGAGTGAAAGGGCCATGGAGACTGCCAGGAAG CAAGTTGCTGATCTGATTGGAGCTGATCCCAGAGAGATAATCTTCACCAGTGGAGCAACTGAGTCCAACAACATGGCCATTAAG GGTGTGGCCAGGTTCTACCAGGGTAAGAAGCGTCACGTGATCACCACTCAGACAGAACATAAATGTGTCCTGGACTCGTGTCGAGTTCTGGAAGCTGAAGGATTCAGCATCACTTACCTGCCAGTCCAGAAGAATGGACTGCTGGATCTGGAG CTCCTTGAGGCCTCCATGCGTCCTGACACATCTCTGGTATCAGTGATGACTGTCAATAACGAAATTGGAGTCAAGCAGCCCATCAAAGAAATTG GTCAGATTTGTCGTTCCAGAGGAGTCTTCCTCCACACTGATGCTGCTCAGGCTGTCGGAAAAATTCCCATCAATGTCTCCGACTGGAGGATTGACTTGATGTCCATCAGCGGTCACAAGCTCTATGGACCCAAAG gTGTCGGGGCTTTATATGTGCGTCGTCGACCCCGGGTGCGGATGGAGCCTCTGCAGAATGGAGGTGGGCAGGAGAGGGGGCTGCGCTCTGGCACCGTCCCCACCCCACTGGTTGTGGGACTGGGAGCTGCCTGCAGCATCGCCCAGCAGGAGATGGAG tatGATCATGACAGAGTGTCCATGTTGGCTGATCGTCTGGTCCACAAGCTCATGTCTGAGCTACCAGATGTTATAATGAACGGAGATCCAGAGCAACGATACCCTg gctgTATCAACCTGTCCTTTGCCTATGTGGAAGGGGAGAGTCTGTTGATGGCACTGAAAGATGTTGCTCTGTCATCTGGCAG TGCATGCACGTCAGCGTCTTTGGAGCCGTCTTACGTACTCAGGGCGATTGGAGCAGATGAGGACTTGGCTCATTCTTCTATCAG ATTTGGTATTGGCAGATTCACCACAGAGCAGGAGGTGGACTACACAGCAGAGAAATGTATCCAACAGGTTTACAGACTCAGAGAGATGAG TCCTCTGTGGGAGATGGTTCAGGAAGGCATCGACCTGAAGAGCATCAAGTGGACGCAGCACTAG